A section of the Metabacillus endolithicus genome encodes:
- the rpoZ gene encoding DNA-directed RNA polymerase subunit omega has protein sequence MLYPSIDVLMNKLDSKYTLVTVAAKRAREMQELSDQQIVKPVSYKYVGKALEEINAGLLNYKRTEK, from the coding sequence ATGTTATATCCATCTATTGATGTTTTAATGAATAAATTAGATTCTAAGTACACGTTGGTAACAGTTGCAGCTAAACGTGCTCGTGAAATGCAGGAGTTAAGTGATCAACAGATCGTAAAGCCGGTTTCATATAAGTATGTTGGTAAAGCCCTTGAAGAAATTAATGCTGGACTTTTAAATTACAAACGAACTGAAAAATAA
- the gmk gene encoding guanylate kinase has product MKERGLLIVLSGPSGVGKGTVRKELFSQEDTAFEYSISMTTRKPREGEVDGVDYFFKSREEFEDLITQNKLLEWAEYVGNYYGTPVDYVEKTLSEGKDVFLEIEVQGALQVRNAFPEGLFIFLSPPSLNELKNRIVTRGTESEELINNRMKVAKEEIIMMDAYDYVVENDNVLFACDRIKAIVTAEHCRRERVAPRYKKILEVE; this is encoded by the coding sequence ATTAAAGAAAGAGGATTATTAATCGTCCTATCAGGGCCTTCAGGTGTAGGAAAAGGAACGGTTAGAAAAGAGTTATTTTCACAAGAGGATACAGCATTTGAATATTCCATTTCAATGACAACGAGAAAACCACGTGAAGGAGAAGTGGATGGAGTTGACTATTTCTTTAAATCTCGAGAGGAATTTGAAGATTTAATTACTCAAAATAAGTTGCTTGAATGGGCAGAATACGTAGGAAACTATTATGGTACACCAGTTGATTATGTAGAAAAAACATTGAGTGAGGGTAAAGATGTGTTCTTAGAAATAGAGGTGCAAGGTGCCTTACAGGTAAGAAATGCATTCCCTGAAGGACTTTTTATCTTTTTAAGTCCACCAAGCTTAAATGAGCTTAAAAACAGAATAGTTACAAGAGGTACCGAGTCAGAAGAACTTATTAACAATCGTATGAAGGTAGCAAAGGAAGAAATTATCATGATGGATGCCTATGACTATGTCGTAGAAAATGATAATGTTTTATTTGCTTGTGATCGAATAAAAGCGATTGTTACAGCAGAACATTGCCGTCGTGAACGAGTAGCACCTAGATATAAAAAAATTCTGGAGGTTGAATAA
- the remA gene encoding extracellular matrix/biofilm regulator RemA encodes MSIKLINIGFGNIVSANRIISIVSPESAPIKRIIQDARDRGMLIDATYGRRTRAVVIMDSDHIILSAVQPETVAQRLSNKDEVSDEG; translated from the coding sequence ATGAGCATTAAACTTATTAATATCGGTTTTGGAAACATTGTTTCCGCTAATCGAATTATTTCCATTGTTAGTCCTGAATCAGCTCCAATTAAGAGAATTATTCAAGACGCTAGAGACAGAGGTATGTTAATTGACGCTACATATGGCCGTCGGACTAGAGCAGTTGTTATTATGGATAGCGATCATATTATTCTTTCTGCTGTTCAGCCGGAAACAGTTGCTCAAAGGCTTTCAAATAAAGATGAGGTATCAGATGAAGGGTAG
- a CDS encoding YicC/YloC family endoribonuclease yields MTGFGRSSGQIQSCLFTVEMKSVNHRFLDIHIKMPKQLLSIEDKIKKLISTYISRGRIEVYINLEGELQSSKTIHIDWGLLDQYTESLQQIKKRFSINDDLSLNHILSLGEGMEIREEALSSDEVEDELIQLAEVAVKQLADMRKVEGEQLALDINKRLDLLAEINADLQNMAPLVVDQYRERISKRVFEFVSGKIDETRILTEVALFADKVDISEEIIRIHSHVHQFKQTLQTKEPVGRKLDFIVQELNREANTIGSKANDGAIAKNVVELKSIIEKLKEQVQNIE; encoded by the coding sequence ATGACTGGCTTTGGCCGTTCAAGTGGTCAGATACAGTCCTGCCTTTTTACGGTTGAAATGAAGTCGGTTAACCACCGTTTTCTGGATATTCATATTAAAATGCCAAAGCAATTACTAAGTATTGAAGATAAAATAAAAAAACTTATATCAACATACATAAGCCGGGGACGGATAGAGGTTTATATTAACCTCGAGGGTGAATTACAGTCATCTAAAACCATTCATATTGATTGGGGTTTGTTAGATCAATATACTGAATCATTACAGCAAATAAAAAAACGGTTCTCCATCAATGATGATCTTTCTTTAAATCATATTCTTTCCCTAGGAGAAGGTATGGAAATACGTGAGGAAGCATTGTCGAGCGATGAGGTTGAAGATGAATTAATTCAACTTGCCGAAGTAGCTGTAAAGCAATTAGCTGATATGAGAAAAGTAGAAGGTGAACAACTAGCTCTTGATATTAATAAGCGGTTGGATTTGCTGGCTGAAATTAATGCTGACCTTCAAAATATGGCTCCTCTTGTGGTGGACCAATATCGAGAAAGAATAAGTAAACGTGTTTTTGAATTTGTATCAGGTAAGATTGATGAAACACGTATATTAACAGAAGTGGCCCTTTTTGCTGATAAAGTAGATATTAGCGAAGAGATCATTAGAATACATAGTCATGTTCATCAATTTAAGCAAACGCTGCAAACAAAAGAACCAGTTGGCAGAAAATTGGATTTTATTGTTCAAGAGTTAAATAGAGAGGCAAACACAATTGGTTCAAAAGCAAATGATGGAGCAATTGCAAAAAATGTTGTCGAATTAAAAAGTATTATTGAAAAATTGAAGGAACAAGTTCAAAATATTGAATAG